A window of the Bradyrhizobium ottawaense genome harbors these coding sequences:
- a CDS encoding invasion associated locus B family protein gives MKRVLVLSAVIAARVGCGAGAAEAASDPRAAQLTYQPWAKICVNRPDGNSDCFTSSGAKGACQPSGGGIAVWIRDGKQRSLSINLVTKRLLDGTLAVRIDQGTPIPIPDPNCGELGCRGKLDIDTYFIEGLKHARTISIEAMARDRQGITLPFPLAGFAEAFDGPAGGPPKVAEMTSDELNARLKRAANPPPCEE, from the coding sequence ATGAAACGCGTGCTGGTGTTGTCCGCAGTGATCGCGGCGCGTGTCGGATGTGGCGCCGGCGCAGCCGAAGCCGCCAGTGATCCAAGGGCGGCGCAACTCACCTATCAACCGTGGGCCAAGATTTGCGTCAATCGACCCGACGGCAATTCCGACTGCTTCACTTCTTCCGGCGCGAAGGGCGCGTGTCAGCCTTCCGGAGGCGGAATCGCCGTCTGGATCCGCGACGGCAAACAGCGAAGCCTGTCCATCAACCTGGTGACGAAGCGCCTGCTCGACGGCACCCTCGCGGTCCGGATCGATCAGGGCACCCCGATCCCAATTCCTGATCCGAATTGTGGGGAATTGGGCTGCCGGGGCAAGCTCGATATCGACACCTATTTCATTGAAGGCCTGAAGCATGCGCGCACGATCAGCATCGAAGCCATGGCCCGCGATCGTCAAGGCATCACCCTTCCGTTTCCGCTCGCAGGGTTCGCCGAGGCCTTTGACGGTCCGGCCGGCGGACCACCAAAGGTAGCTGAGATGACCAGCGACGAATTGAACGCGCGGTTGAAGCGGGCAGCGAACCCGCCACCATGCGAGGAATAG